A genomic window from Pseudomonas argentinensis includes:
- the crcB gene encoding fluoride efflux transporter CrcB, which produces MIVTIAAVAVGGALGTLARFFTGNWVAANWPQHFYGATLLVNLVGCLLIGVLYGLFLMRPEVPLPVRAGLIVGVLGGFTTFSSFSLDTLRLLEGSQAPLALAYVAVSVLGGLLATWAGLSLTKL; this is translated from the coding sequence ATGATCGTCACCATTGCGGCGGTTGCCGTCGGCGGCGCACTGGGTACCCTGGCGCGTTTTTTCACCGGCAACTGGGTCGCTGCCAACTGGCCGCAGCATTTTTATGGCGCCACCTTGCTCGTCAACCTCGTCGGCTGCCTGCTGATCGGGGTACTCTACGGCCTGTTCCTGATGCGCCCCGAGGTGCCGCTGCCCGTTCGGGCCGGGCTGATCGTCGGCGTGCTGGGCGGTTTCACCACATTTTCTTCGTTTTCCCTGGACACCCTGCGCCTGCTGGAAGGCAGCCAGGCGCCGCTGGCCCTGGCCTATGTGGCAGTGAGTGTCCTGGGCGGCCTGCTCGCCACCTGGGCGGGCCTTTCGTTAACCAAACTCTGA
- a CDS encoding replication-associated recombination protein A — translation MDLFRSAPVAQPLAARLRATTLDEYVGQEHLLARGKPLREALEQGALHSMIFWGPPGVGKTTLARLLAQVTDAHFETISAVLSGVKEIRQAVEMAQQHAAQYGRRTILFVDEVHRFNKSQQDAFLPYVEDGTLIFIGATTENPSFELNNALLSRARVYVLKSLDDAALRKLVERALSEPKGLGERRLRLPQESFEILRSAADGDGRRFLNFLENAADLADDGSEIGSDLLLDLLGDTRRRFDKGGEAFYDQISALHKSIRGSSPDGALYWFARMLDGGCDPLYIARRVVRMASEDIGNADPRALTLCLNAWDVQERLGSPEGELAVAQAIVYLACAPKSNAVYMAFKAAKRDVAENGSREVPLHLRNAPTKLMKELGYGDEYRYAHDEPDAYAAGEDYFPEDLEPRRYYEPVPRGLELKIRDKLAHLANQDANSPRQRRKS, via the coding sequence GTGGATCTGTTTCGCAGCGCGCCCGTCGCCCAGCCCCTGGCCGCCCGTTTGCGGGCGACCACCCTGGACGAATACGTCGGTCAGGAGCACCTGCTGGCCCGTGGTAAGCCGCTGCGCGAAGCGCTGGAGCAGGGCGCCCTGCATTCGATGATCTTCTGGGGCCCGCCCGGGGTCGGCAAGACCACCCTGGCGCGCCTGCTGGCCCAGGTCACCGACGCGCATTTCGAGACCATTTCCGCGGTGTTGTCCGGGGTCAAGGAAATCCGCCAGGCCGTCGAGATGGCCCAGCAGCATGCGGCGCAGTATGGCCGCCGTACCATCCTGTTCGTCGACGAAGTGCATCGCTTCAACAAGTCCCAGCAGGACGCCTTTCTACCTTATGTGGAAGACGGCACGCTGATCTTCATCGGCGCGACCACCGAAAACCCGTCCTTCGAACTCAACAACGCCTTGCTGTCCCGCGCCCGGGTCTACGTGCTCAAGAGCCTCGACGACGCCGCACTGCGCAAGCTGGTCGAGCGCGCTCTGAGCGAGCCCAAGGGGCTGGGCGAGCGGCGCCTGAGGCTGCCCCAGGAAAGTTTCGAGATTCTCAGGAGCGCCGCGGACGGCGACGGCCGGCGCTTTCTCAACTTCCTGGAAAACGCCGCGGATCTGGCCGACGACGGCAGCGAGATCGGCAGCGACCTGTTGCTCGACCTGCTTGGCGATACGCGGCGGCGTTTCGACAAGGGTGGCGAGGCCTTCTACGACCAGATTTCCGCGCTGCACAAGTCGATTCGCGGCTCCAGCCCCGATGGTGCGCTGTACTGGTTCGCACGCATGCTCGATGGTGGCTGCGACCCGCTGTACATCGCCCGCCGCGTGGTGCGCATGGCCAGCGAGGACATCGGCAACGCCGACCCGCGCGCCCTGACCCTGTGCCTGAACGCCTGGGACGTGCAGGAGCGCCTGGGCAGTCCGGAAGGCGAACTGGCCGTGGCCCAGGCCATCGTCTACCTGGCCTGCGCGCCGAAGAGCAACGCCGTGTACATGGCCTTCAAGGCCGCCAAGCGCGATGTCGCCGAGAATGGCTCCCGAGAGGTCCCGCTGCACCTGCGCAACGCGCCCACCAAGCTGATGAAGGAGCTCGGTTACGGCGACGAATACCGCTACGCCCATGACGAGCCCGATGCCTACGCGGCCGGCGAGGACTACTTCCCCGAGGACCTCGAGCCGCGGCGCTACTACGAGCCGGTGCCACGCGGCCTGGAGCTGAAGATTCGCGACAAGCTGGCCCACCTGGCCAACCAGGATGCCAACAGCCCCAGGCAACGGAGAAAGTCATGA
- the lolA gene encoding outer membrane lipoprotein chaperone LolA, translated as MRLIRLMLLAVLTTASLFAHADDEAAVKRLTELLNQAQTITARFSQLSLDGSGTQLQETAGELALKRPGLFRWHTDEPMEQLLVSDGKQVWLYDPDLEQVTIQSLDQRLTHTPALLLSGDVSQIRENFEITFKEGGSVVDFILKPKSKDTLFDSLRLSFRNGVLNDMQLIDSIGQRTNILFMSVKMNQPLDDKQFSFEIPEGADVIQE; from the coding sequence ATGCGCCTGATTCGCCTGATGCTGCTCGCCGTTCTCACCACGGCCAGCCTGTTCGCCCACGCTGACGACGAGGCGGCGGTCAAACGCCTGACCGAGCTGCTCAACCAGGCGCAGACCATCACCGCACGCTTTTCCCAGCTGTCCCTCGATGGCAGCGGCACCCAGCTGCAGGAAACCGCTGGCGAGCTGGCCCTCAAGCGCCCCGGCCTGTTCCGCTGGCACACCGACGAGCCGATGGAACAACTGCTGGTATCCGACGGCAAGCAGGTGTGGCTGTACGACCCGGATCTGGAGCAGGTGACCATCCAGTCCCTCGATCAGCGCCTGACCCATACCCCGGCGCTGCTGCTGTCCGGCGACGTGTCGCAGATTCGCGAAAACTTCGAGATCACCTTCAAGGAAGGCGGCAGCGTGGTGGACTTCATCCTCAAGCCGAAGTCCAAGGACACCCTGTTCGACAGCCTGCGCCTGTCCTTTCGCAACGGCGTGCTGAACGACATGCAACTGATCGACAGCATCGGCCAGCGCACCAATATCCTGTTCATGAGCGTGAAGATGAACCAGCCTCTGGATGACAAGCAGTTCAGCTTCGAAATCCCCGAGGGTGCGGACGTCATTCAAGAGTAG
- the ftsK gene encoding DNA translocase FtsK: protein MKNSSSTAPAPAWRQQLPYRLKEGALIALGALCLYVWMALLTYDPADPGWTHTSNVEQVHNAAGRAGAWFADVLFMALGYFAYLFPLLLGIKALQVFRARHEPWHWSGWLFSWRLIGLVFLVLSGAALAYIHFQSGANMPASAGGALGESLGQLTVAALNVQGSTLLFIALFLFGLTVFTDLSWFKVMDLTGKITLDLLELVQSVVNRWWSSRQDRKQLVAQLREVDERVHEVAAPVVKDRREQAKVKERLIEREESLNKHMSERESRPAPMISAPVAPKAPEPSKRVQKEKQVPLFVDSAVEGTLPPISLLDPAEAKKVEYSPESLAGVGHLLEIKLKEFGVEVTVDSIHPGPVITRYEIQPAAGVKVSRIANLAKDLARSLAVTSVRVVEVIPGKTTVGIEIPNENRQIVRFSEVLSTPEYDDAKSPVALALGHDIGGKPVITDLAKMPHLLVAGTTGSGKSVGVNAMILSILFKSSPEDARLIMIDPKMLELSIYEGIPHLLCPVVTDMKEAANALRWSVAEMERRYKLMSKMGVRNLAGFNRKVKDAIEAGEPLADPLYRRESMEDEAPLLKPLPTIVVVVDEFADMMMIVGKKVEELIARIAQKARAAGIHLILATQRPSVDVITGLIKANIPTRMAFQVSSKIDSRTIIDQGGAEQLLGHGDMLYMPPGTSLPIRVHGAFVSDDEVHRVVEAWKLRGAPDYNEDILAGSEEGGGGGFDGGSGGEGGEDSESDPLYDEAVNFVLESRRASISSVQRKLKIGYNRAARMIEAMEMAGVVTPMNTNGSREVIAPGQNRD from the coding sequence TTGAAGAACTCTAGCTCTACAGCACCGGCGCCAGCCTGGCGTCAGCAATTGCCATATCGCCTCAAAGAGGGCGCCCTGATCGCTCTTGGGGCGTTGTGTCTCTACGTGTGGATGGCGCTGCTCACCTATGACCCGGCCGATCCGGGCTGGACCCACACCAGCAACGTCGAGCAGGTGCACAATGCCGCCGGGCGGGCCGGTGCCTGGTTCGCCGACGTGCTGTTCATGGCCCTCGGTTATTTCGCCTACCTGTTTCCGCTGCTGCTGGGCATCAAGGCCCTGCAGGTGTTCCGGGCCCGCCACGAGCCCTGGCACTGGAGCGGCTGGCTGTTTTCCTGGCGGCTGATCGGCCTGGTGTTCCTGGTGCTGTCCGGTGCGGCGCTGGCCTACATCCATTTCCAGAGCGGCGCCAACATGCCGGCCTCGGCCGGTGGCGCGCTGGGCGAGAGCCTCGGGCAACTGACCGTCGCGGCGCTCAACGTGCAGGGCAGCACGCTGCTGTTCATCGCCCTGTTCCTGTTCGGCCTGACCGTGTTCACCGACCTGTCCTGGTTCAAGGTCATGGATCTGACCGGCAAGATCACCCTCGACCTGCTGGAGCTGGTGCAGAGCGTGGTCAATCGCTGGTGGAGTTCGCGCCAGGATCGCAAGCAACTGGTCGCCCAGCTGCGCGAAGTGGACGAACGGGTGCACGAGGTCGCCGCCCCGGTGGTCAAGGATCGCCGTGAGCAGGCCAAGGTCAAGGAACGCCTGATCGAGCGCGAAGAGTCGCTCAACAAGCACATGAGCGAACGCGAAAGCCGCCCGGCACCGATGATTTCCGCACCGGTCGCGCCCAAGGCGCCGGAGCCGAGCAAGCGCGTGCAGAAGGAAAAGCAGGTGCCGCTGTTCGTCGACAGCGCCGTGGAAGGCACCTTGCCACCGATCTCGCTGCTCGACCCGGCCGAGGCCAAGAAGGTCGAGTACTCGCCCGAGTCCCTGGCCGGCGTCGGTCACCTGCTGGAAATCAAGCTCAAGGAATTCGGCGTCGAGGTCACGGTGGACTCGATCCATCCGGGCCCGGTGATCACCCGCTACGAGATCCAGCCGGCCGCTGGCGTCAAGGTCAGCCGCATCGCCAACCTGGCCAAGGACCTGGCCCGCTCCCTGGCGGTGACCAGCGTACGGGTCGTGGAGGTGATTCCCGGCAAGACCACGGTGGGCATCGAGATTCCCAACGAGAACCGCCAGATCGTGCGTTTCTCCGAAGTGCTGTCCACCCCGGAATACGACGACGCCAAGTCGCCGGTGGCCCTGGCCCTGGGCCACGACATCGGCGGCAAGCCGGTGATCACCGACCTGGCCAAGATGCCCCACCTGCTGGTGGCCGGTACCACGGGTTCGGGTAAGTCGGTGGGCGTCAACGCGATGATCCTGTCGATCCTGTTCAAGTCGAGCCCGGAAGACGCGCGGCTGATCATGATCGACCCGAAGATGCTCGAACTGTCGATCTACGAAGGCATTCCGCACCTCTTGTGCCCGGTGGTCACCGACATGAAGGAGGCGGCCAACGCCCTGCGCTGGAGCGTGGCGGAGATGGAGCGCCGCTACAAGCTGATGTCGAAGATGGGCGTACGCAACCTGGCGGGCTTCAACCGCAAGGTCAAGGACGCCATCGAGGCCGGCGAGCCGCTGGCCGACCCGCTGTATCGTCGCGAGAGCATGGAAGACGAAGCACCGCTGCTCAAGCCGCTGCCGACCATCGTGGTGGTGGTCGACGAGTTCGCCGACATGATGATGATCGTCGGCAAGAAGGTCGAGGAACTGATCGCCCGTATCGCCCAGAAGGCGCGGGCCGCCGGCATCCACCTGATTCTCGCCACCCAGCGCCCCTCGGTGGACGTGATCACCGGCCTGATCAAGGCCAATATCCCGACCCGTATGGCGTTCCAGGTATCGAGCAAGATCGACTCGCGCACCATCATCGACCAGGGTGGTGCCGAACAGCTGCTCGGCCACGGTGACATGCTCTACATGCCGCCGGGCACCAGCCTGCCGATCCGCGTGCATGGCGCCTTCGTGTCCGACGATGAAGTGCACCGCGTGGTCGAGGCCTGGAAGCTGCGTGGCGCCCCCGATTACAACGAAGACATTCTCGCCGGCTCGGAAGAGGGCGGTGGCGGTGGCTTCGACGGCGGCAGCGGCGGTGAGGGTGGTGAAGACAGCGAAAGTGATCCTTTGTACGACGAAGCGGTCAACTTCGTACTGGAGAGCCGCCGCGCCTCGATCTCTTCGGTGCAGCGCAAGCTGAAGATCGGCTACAACCGCGCTGCGCGGATGATCGAAGCCATGGAAATGGCCGGCGTCGTCACCCCGATGAACACCAACGGCTCGCGCGAGGTCATCGCACCCGGGCAGAACCGCGATTAA
- the trxB gene encoding thioredoxin-disulfide reductase: MSEVKHSRLIILGSGPAGYSAAVYAARANLKPVIITGIQPGGQLTTTTEVDNWPGDVEGLTGPGLMERMQKHAERFETEIIYDHIHTAELQSRPFTLKGDSGTYTCDALIIATGASAQYLGLPSEEAFAGKGVSACATCDGFFYRNQVVAVIGGGNTAVEEALYLSNIAKEVHLVHRRDKLRSEKILQDKIFDKAANGNIKLHWNHTLEEVLGDASGVTGARLRSTQDGSTCDLPLAGVFIAIGHKPNTDLFQGQLEMRDGYLLVKGGSEGNATATSIEGVFAAGDVADHVYRQAITSAGAGCMAALDVEKFLDDN; the protein is encoded by the coding sequence ATGAGCGAAGTCAAGCATTCCCGCCTGATTATCCTGGGCTCCGGGCCGGCCGGTTACAGCGCCGCCGTATACGCCGCTCGCGCCAATCTGAAGCCTGTCATCATCACCGGCATTCAGCCTGGCGGCCAGCTCACCACCACCACCGAGGTCGACAACTGGCCGGGTGACGTGGAAGGGCTGACGGGACCTGGGCTGATGGAGCGCATGCAGAAACACGCCGAGCGCTTCGAAACCGAGATCATCTACGACCACATCCACACCGCCGAGTTGCAGAGCCGGCCGTTCACCCTCAAGGGCGACAGTGGCACCTACACCTGTGACGCGCTGATCATCGCCACCGGCGCTTCGGCCCAGTACCTGGGCCTGCCCTCCGAAGAAGCGTTCGCCGGCAAGGGTGTGTCCGCCTGTGCGACCTGCGACGGTTTCTTCTACCGCAACCAGGTGGTCGCCGTGATCGGTGGCGGCAACACCGCCGTGGAAGAGGCGCTGTACCTGTCCAATATCGCCAAGGAAGTGCATCTGGTACACCGCCGTGACAAGCTGCGTTCGGAGAAGATCCTGCAGGACAAGATCTTCGACAAGGCTGCCAACGGCAATATCAAGCTGCACTGGAACCACACCCTGGAAGAAGTGCTGGGCGACGCCAGTGGCGTGACCGGCGCCCGCCTACGCAGCACCCAGGACGGCAGCACCTGCGACCTGCCCCTGGCGGGCGTGTTCATCGCCATCGGCCACAAGCCCAACACCGATCTGTTCCAGGGTCAGCTGGAAATGCGTGACGGCTACCTGCTGGTCAAGGGCGGCAGCGAAGGCAACGCCACGGCCACCAGCATCGAGGGCGTGTTCGCCGCGGGCGACGTGGCCGATCATGTCTATCGCCAGGCCATCACCTCGGCCGGCGCCGGCTGCATGGCCGCCCTGGACGTCGAGAAATTCCTCGACGACAACTGA
- the aat gene encoding leucyl/phenylalanyl-tRNA--protein transferase, with protein MLTWLQRDSLTFPPLDKALREPNGLLAAGGDLRAERLIAAYRHGCFPWYQDGQPLLWWSPDPRTVLFPDELHVSRSLRKVIRQGHFQVTFDRAFAEVIRACAAPRDYADGTWITTPMQQAYIDLHERGVAHSVEVWQNQQLVGGLYGLAMGRLFFGESMFSRADNASKVGFVSLVERLEAWQFELIDCQMPTQHLHSLGARAISRQAFADYLARFLDQPSPADWRAAGDR; from the coding sequence ATGCTTACCTGGTTGCAACGCGACTCCCTGACCTTTCCGCCGCTCGACAAGGCGCTGCGCGAACCCAACGGCCTCTTGGCCGCAGGCGGCGATCTGCGCGCCGAGCGGCTGATCGCCGCCTATCGGCATGGCTGCTTTCCCTGGTACCAGGATGGCCAGCCGCTGCTGTGGTGGTCACCGGATCCGCGCACCGTGCTGTTTCCCGACGAGCTGCACGTCTCGCGCAGTCTGCGCAAGGTCATCCGCCAGGGGCATTTTCAGGTGACCTTCGACCGCGCCTTCGCCGAGGTCATCCGCGCCTGCGCGGCGCCTCGCGACTACGCGGACGGCACCTGGATCACCACCCCCATGCAACAGGCCTATATCGACCTGCACGAGCGCGGCGTGGCGCACAGCGTGGAAGTCTGGCAGAACCAGCAACTGGTCGGCGGGCTGTATGGGCTGGCCATGGGCAGGCTGTTCTTTGGCGAATCGATGTTCAGCCGGGCCGACAATGCCTCCAAGGTCGGCTTCGTCAGCCTGGTCGAGCGACTCGAGGCGTGGCAGTTCGAGCTGATCGACTGCCAGATGCCGACCCAGCACCTGCACAGCCTCGGCGCCCGCGCCATCAGCCGCCAGGCGTTCGCCGATTACCTGGCGCGCTTTCTGGATCAGCCCAGCCCGGCCGACTGGCGCGCCGCTGGCGACCGGTGA
- a CDS encoding arginyltransferase: MTELARLKFYATQPHPCSYLLEEQATTLFLDPSQPMDVEMYAELSELGFRRSGDHLYRPHCQRCTACVPARIPAARFAPNRQQRRILKRNESLEVKAVSPSFNEEYYQLYARYIEQRHADGDMYPPSREQFSTFLVRDLPFSCFFEFREQGRLLAIAVTDVLPNGLSAVYTFYDPDEERRSLGRYAILWQIGEALRLKLHAVYLGYWIKNCRKMNYKTQYRPIELFVNQRWVALT; encoded by the coding sequence ATGACTGAGCTGGCTCGCCTGAAGTTCTACGCCACGCAGCCCCATCCCTGCAGCTATCTGCTCGAGGAACAGGCCACTACGCTGTTTCTCGATCCCAGCCAGCCGATGGACGTGGAGATGTACGCCGAGCTCTCCGAGCTGGGTTTCCGGCGTAGCGGCGATCACCTCTACCGCCCGCATTGCCAGCGCTGCACCGCCTGCGTGCCGGCGCGAATTCCGGCTGCCCGATTCGCCCCCAATCGACAGCAGCGACGCATCCTAAAACGCAATGAATCACTTGAAGTAAAAGCGGTAAGCCCTTCATTCAACGAAGAATATTATCAGCTATATGCGCGCTATATCGAGCAGCGCCACGCCGACGGCGACATGTATCCACCGAGCCGTGAGCAGTTCTCGACCTTTCTGGTGCGCGACCTGCCGTTCTCCTGTTTCTTCGAGTTCCGCGAGCAGGGCCGGCTGCTCGCCATTGCCGTGACCGACGTGCTACCCAATGGCCTGTCGGCGGTCTACACCTTCTACGACCCTGACGAAGAGCGGCGCAGCCTGGGTCGCTACGCCATCCTCTGGCAGATCGGCGAAGCGCTGCGCCTGAAGCTGCATGCCGTATATCTTGGCTACTGGATCAAGAACTGCAGAAAGATGAACTACAAGACCCAGTACCGCCCCATCGAGCTGTTCGTCAATCAGCGCTGGGTCGCCCTGACCTGA
- the infA gene encoding translation initiation factor IF-1 gives MSKEDSFEMEGTVVDTLPNTMFRVELENGHVVTAHISGKMRKNYIRILTGDKVRVELTPYDLSKGRITYRAR, from the coding sequence ATGTCGAAAGAAGACAGCTTCGAAATGGAAGGCACTGTCGTCGACACCCTGCCCAACACCATGTTTCGCGTGGAGTTGGAAAACGGGCACGTCGTTACCGCGCACATCTCCGGAAAGATGCGCAAGAATTACATCCGCATTCTGACTGGTGACAAGGTTCGCGTAGAGCTGACCCCGTACGACCTGAGCAAGGGTCGCATCACCTATCGCGCCCGCTAA
- the clpA gene encoding ATP-dependent Clp protease ATP-binding subunit ClpA, whose amino-acid sequence MLNRELEVTLNLAFKEARAKRHEFMTVEHLLLALLDNEAAASVLRACGASLDKLRSDLQEFIDSTTPLIPQHDEERETQPTLGFQRVLQRAVFHVQSSGKREVTGANVLVAIFSEQESQAVFLLKQQSVARIDVVNFIAHGISKVPGQGASPEADPEMQDEEGGESSSSGNPLDAYASNLNEMARQGRIDPLVGREHEVERVAQILARRRKNNPLLVGEAGVGKTAIAEGLAKRIVDNQVPDLLADSVVYSLDLGALLAGTKYRGDFEKRLKALLTELRKRPQAILFIDEIHTIIGAGAASGGVMDASNLLKPALSSGEIRCIGSTTFQEFRGIFEKDRALARRFQKVDVVEPSVEDTIGILKGLKGRFEQHHDIEYSDEALRAAAELASRYINDRHMPDKAIDVIDEAGAFQRLQPEDKRVKRIDVPQVEDIVAKIARIPPKHVSSSDKELLRNLERDLKLTVFGQDAAIDSLATAIKLSRAGLKAPDKPVGSFLFAGPTGVGKTEAARQLSKALGVELVRFDMSEYMERHTVSRLIGAPPGYVGFDQGGLLTEAITKQPHCVLLLDEIEKAHPEVFNLLLQVMDHGTLTDNNGRKADFRNVILIMTTNAGAETASRASIGFSYQDHSSDAMEVIKKSFTPEFRNRLDTIIQFGRLSHDTIKSIVDKFLIELQAQLEDKRVMLEVSDAARDWLAEQGYDVQMGARPMARLIQDRIKRPLAEEILFGELSEHGGTVHVNLENGELTFEFETTAEMA is encoded by the coding sequence ATGTTAAATCGAGAGCTCGAAGTCACCCTCAACCTTGCCTTCAAGGAGGCACGCGCAAAACGTCATGAATTCATGACCGTGGAGCACCTCCTGCTGGCTCTTCTGGACAACGAAGCGGCAGCCAGCGTGCTGCGCGCCTGCGGTGCCAGCCTGGACAAGCTGCGCAGTGACCTGCAGGAATTCATCGACTCCACCACACCGCTGATTCCCCAGCATGACGAAGAACGTGAAACCCAGCCGACGCTGGGCTTCCAGCGTGTGCTGCAGCGCGCGGTATTCCACGTGCAGAGTTCCGGCAAGCGTGAAGTCACCGGGGCCAACGTGCTCGTGGCGATCTTCAGCGAGCAGGAAAGCCAGGCCGTGTTCCTGCTCAAGCAGCAGAGCGTGGCCCGTATCGACGTGGTCAATTTCATCGCCCACGGCATCTCCAAGGTGCCGGGGCAGGGCGCGTCCCCCGAGGCCGACCCGGAAATGCAGGACGAAGAGGGCGGCGAGTCCTCTTCCTCGGGCAATCCGCTGGACGCCTACGCCAGCAACCTGAACGAAATGGCCCGCCAGGGGCGCATCGATCCGCTGGTCGGTCGCGAGCACGAAGTCGAGCGCGTTGCGCAGATTCTTGCCCGACGCCGTAAGAACAACCCGCTGCTGGTCGGTGAGGCCGGTGTCGGCAAGACCGCCATCGCCGAGGGCCTGGCCAAGCGCATCGTCGACAACCAGGTGCCCGACCTGCTGGCCGACAGCGTGGTCTATTCCCTGGATCTCGGTGCACTGCTGGCTGGCACCAAGTACCGCGGTGATTTCGAGAAGCGCCTCAAGGCGCTGCTCACCGAGCTGCGCAAACGCCCGCAGGCCATTCTGTTCATCGACGAGATTCACACCATCATCGGTGCCGGTGCGGCCTCGGGCGGCGTGATGGACGCCTCCAACCTGCTCAAGCCGGCCCTGTCGTCCGGTGAGATCCGCTGCATCGGCTCCACCACCTTCCAGGAATTCCGCGGCATCTTCGAGAAGGATCGGGCCCTGGCCCGTCGCTTCCAGAAAGTCGATGTGGTAGAGCCGTCGGTGGAAGACACCATCGGCATTCTCAAGGGGCTCAAGGGGCGCTTCGAGCAGCACCACGACATCGAGTACAGCGACGAAGCGCTGCGCGCTGCTGCGGAGCTGGCGTCGCGCTACATCAATGACCGTCATATGCCCGACAAGGCCATCGACGTGATCGACGAGGCGGGCGCCTTCCAGCGCCTGCAGCCCGAGGACAAGCGCGTCAAGCGTATCGACGTGCCCCAGGTCGAGGACATCGTCGCCAAGATCGCGCGGATTCCGCCGAAGCACGTTTCGAGCTCCGACAAGGAACTGCTGCGCAACCTGGAACGCGACCTGAAGCTGACCGTGTTCGGTCAGGACGCCGCCATCGACTCGCTGGCCACCGCCATCAAGCTTTCGCGCGCCGGCCTCAAGGCGCCGGACAAGCCGGTCGGCTCGTTCCTGTTCGCAGGCCCTACCGGGGTCGGCAAGACCGAAGCGGCTCGCCAGCTTTCCAAGGCACTGGGTGTGGAACTGGTGCGTTTCGACATGTCCGAGTACATGGAGCGCCATACCGTGTCGCGCCTGATCGGCGCGCCACCCGGCTACGTCGGCTTCGACCAGGGCGGCCTGTTGACCGAGGCGATCACCAAGCAGCCCCATTGCGTACTGCTGCTCGATGAAATCGAGAAGGCGCACCCGGAAGTCTTCAACCTGCTGCTGCAGGTCATGGACCACGGCACGCTGACCGACAACAACGGGCGCAAGGCGGACTTCCGCAACGTGATCCTGATCATGACCACCAACGCCGGCGCGGAAACCGCCTCGCGGGCGTCGATCGGCTTCAGCTACCAGGATCACTCGTCCGACGCCATGGAAGTGATCAAGAAGAGCTTCACGCCGGAGTTCCGCAACCGCCTGGACACCATCATCCAGTTCGGTCGCCTCAGTCATGACACCATCAAGAGCATCGTCGACAAGTTCCTCATCGAGCTGCAGGCGCAGCTCGAGGACAAGCGCGTCATGCTCGAGGTCAGCGATGCCGCGCGCGACTGGCTGGCCGAGCAGGGTTACGACGTGCAGATGGGCGCCCGGCCGATGGCTCGCCTCATCCAGGATCGCATCAAGCGACCGCTGGCGGAGGAGATCCTCTTCGGCGAACTCTCCGAGCACGGCGGCACGGTGCATGTGAATCTCGAAAACGGCGAACTGACGTTCGAGTTCGAGACCACCGCGGAGATGGCCTGA
- the clpS gene encoding ATP-dependent Clp protease adapter ClpS has translation MHASSQIRLTFNQDRPAPHEDDSSDLAVEESKPALQAPPLYKVVLFNDDYTPMDFVVEILETFFNLNREVATRIMLTVHTEGRAVCGLYTRDIAETKATQVNQYARESQHPLLCEIEKDG, from the coding sequence ATGCATGCAAGTAGCCAGATTCGACTAACATTCAATCAGGATCGACCCGCACCGCATGAGGACGACTCATCAGACCTGGCCGTCGAGGAGTCCAAGCCGGCATTGCAGGCGCCTCCTCTCTACAAGGTGGTCTTGTTCAATGATGACTACACCCCCATGGATTTCGTGGTCGAGATACTTGAGACCTTCTTCAACCTCAATCGCGAGGTGGCAACCAGGATCATGTTGACCGTGCATACCGAAGGTCGCGCCGTGTGCGGGCTCTACACCCGCGATATCGCCGAGACCAAGGCCACGCAGGTCAATCAATACGCGCGGGAAAGCCAGCATCCATTACTCTGTGAAATCGAGAAGGACGGTTAA
- the cspD gene encoding cold shock domain-containing protein CspD, translated as MLSGKVKWFNNAKGYGFILADGRDEDLFAHYSAIQMDGYKTLKAGQAVSFDIIQGPKGLHAVNISAAQALQDVPAPTASPARATAVGA; from the coding sequence ATGCTAAGTGGTAAGGTCAAGTGGTTCAACAACGCCAAGGGCTACGGATTCATCCTCGCCGACGGCCGAGATGAGGACCTGTTCGCCCATTACTCGGCCATTCAGATGGATGGCTACAAAACCCTGAAGGCCGGCCAAGCCGTCAGTTTCGATATCATTCAAGGCCCCAAGGGTCTCCACGCCGTGAATATCAGCGCCGCTCAGGCCCTCCAGGATGTGCCTGCCCCGACAGCCAGCCCGGCACGGGCGACCGCCGTCGGAGCCTGA